In Desulfosporosinus sp. Sb-LF, the following are encoded in one genomic region:
- the hcp gene encoding hydroxylamine reductase yields the protein MSMFCYQCQETAKGTGCTIKGVCGKTENVAKLQDLLIYTLKGISVYAVQARGMSIVRPDIDKFIMESLFATITNANFDRSRFIERIQEGLTLREGLKQEIIKAGGTIPENLNDAATWTASADEFEEKAALVGILTTENEDVRSLRELLTYGLKGMAAYAEHAYTLEYKDAGIFAFIEKALAATLDDTLAADGLVGLVLEAGKYGVDVMALLDKANTTTYGNPELTKVNIGVRNNPAILISGHDLKDLEELLIQTAGTGVDVYTHGEMLPANYYPAFKKYDNFVGNYGNAWYKQDKEFDSFNGPIFLTTNCLVPPKDSYKDRIYTTGVVGFEGVKHIADRKDGKPKDFTALIAHAKSCPAPTEIETGEIVGGFAHNQVLALADKVVDAVKTGAIKRFFVMAGCDGRMKSRDYYTDFAAALPKDAVILTAGCAKYKYNKLNLGDIGGIPRVLDAGQCNDSYSLAVIALKLKEVFGLDDINQLPISYNIAWYEQKAVIVLLALLHLGVKNIHLGPTLPGFLSPNVVKVLVDNFGIAGISNVEDDIKMFMA from the coding sequence ATGAGTATGTTTTGTTATCAATGTCAAGAAACCGCCAAAGGAACTGGATGCACGATCAAAGGGGTATGCGGAAAAACCGAAAACGTTGCCAAATTGCAAGACCTTCTAATCTATACATTAAAAGGAATTTCTGTTTATGCGGTTCAGGCACGTGGCATGAGTATTGTTCGTCCGGATATTGATAAATTTATCATGGAAAGTCTTTTTGCTACGATCACAAACGCTAACTTCGACAGAAGTCGTTTCATAGAGCGAATCCAAGAAGGTCTCACCCTACGCGAAGGACTCAAACAAGAAATCATTAAAGCGGGCGGCACGATTCCAGAGAACTTAAATGATGCAGCAACTTGGACGGCCTCTGCAGATGAGTTTGAGGAGAAAGCGGCGCTTGTCGGAATATTAACAACGGAAAATGAAGATGTTCGTTCACTCAGAGAATTGCTCACCTACGGATTAAAAGGAATGGCTGCCTATGCAGAGCATGCATATACTCTCGAGTATAAAGACGCAGGTATTTTCGCGTTTATCGAAAAGGCTCTAGCAGCTACACTGGATGACACTCTCGCTGCTGATGGTCTGGTTGGTTTGGTCTTAGAAGCAGGTAAATACGGAGTTGATGTGATGGCCTTACTTGATAAAGCCAACACTACGACCTACGGTAATCCAGAACTCACCAAAGTAAATATTGGGGTCAGAAATAACCCAGCTATTCTTATCAGCGGTCACGACCTAAAAGACCTCGAAGAATTGCTCATTCAGACTGCAGGGACGGGTGTGGATGTTTATACGCATGGTGAAATGCTCCCAGCCAACTATTACCCAGCCTTTAAGAAATATGATAACTTTGTCGGAAACTACGGAAATGCTTGGTATAAACAAGATAAAGAATTCGATTCCTTCAATGGGCCAATTTTCTTGACCACTAACTGTCTTGTTCCCCCAAAAGATTCCTACAAAGACCGCATTTATACCACAGGTGTTGTTGGATTTGAAGGGGTTAAGCACATCGCTGATCGCAAAGATGGAAAGCCTAAGGATTTCACTGCGTTGATTGCACATGCCAAAAGTTGCCCAGCACCGACCGAAATCGAAACGGGTGAGATCGTGGGGGGCTTCGCCCACAATCAAGTTCTAGCCCTCGCTGACAAAGTCGTTGATGCTGTAAAAACTGGAGCTATTAAGCGTTTCTTCGTCATGGCAGGTTGCGATGGCCGCATGAAGAGTCGTGACTATTACACTGATTTCGCGGCTGCGCTGCCCAAAGATGCTGTAATTCTTACTGCAGGGTGTGCAAAATACAAATATAATAAACTGAACCTAGGGGACATCGGTGGGATTCCGAGAGTTCTCGATGCCGGACAATGTAATGACTCCTATTCCTTAGCTGTGATCGCCTTGAAACTCAAAGAAGTTTTTGGCTTGGATGATATTAATCAACTCCCGATCTCTTATAATATTGCTTGGTACGAGCAAAAGGCTGTCATCGTTTTACTGGCCCTTCTGCACTTGGGCGTGAAAAACATTCACTTAGGACCGACACTTCCAGGCTTCTTGTCCCCGAATGTCGTTAAGGTCTTGGTTGATAACTTCGGGATTGCTGGAATCAGTAACGTAGAAGATGATATCAAAATGTTCATGGCGTAA
- a CDS encoding gamma carbonic anhydrase family protein, with protein sequence MKHDPNIEPELSKSVFLADGCKVMGDVTIDEDSSVWYNSVIRGDLAKISIGKCSNIQDLVAIHVNENQPVIIEDYVTIGHSAILHGCKVGKGSLVGMGAIILDGTVINEETSIAAGTLVPGNKTYPPRVMLMGVPARVVRELTETEIVSMRATAERYVNKAKKSLTQRKSGGETE encoded by the coding sequence ATGAAACATGATCCTAATATAGAACCTGAACTATCTAAGAGCGTATTCCTTGCTGACGGATGCAAAGTAATGGGCGATGTAACCATTGATGAAGACTCCAGTGTATGGTATAACTCAGTCATTCGGGGTGATCTTGCTAAAATTAGTATTGGTAAATGCTCAAACATTCAAGATCTAGTGGCTATTCATGTCAACGAGAACCAACCCGTAATTATTGAAGACTATGTAACGATTGGTCATTCTGCTATTCTTCATGGATGTAAGGTTGGCAAAGGCTCGCTGGTCGGAATGGGCGCGATTATTCTTGATGGCACCGTTATTAATGAGGAAACTTCAATAGCAGCGGGAACCCTCGTTCCAGGAAATAAAACCTATCCCCCTCGCGTAATGCTGATGGGAGTACCTGCACGAGTGGTGAGAGAGCTTACTGAAACGGAGATAGTATCCATGCGCGCAACGGCGGAACGATATGTAAATAAAGCAAAGAAATCCCTCACACAGAGGAAAAGTGGAGGAGAAACGGAATAG
- a CDS encoding C1 family peptidase, whose translation MAKRVYKLKPDTEDLRDRVYRATVYKTKTVLPKSVDLRSGCSQIVDQGELGSCTANAIASGLREYWENKVGSLTLLSRLWLYWEERYLEGTVSEDAGAIIRDGMKILQQLGCAPEADWPYDISKFTQTPPVKATTDAAQFKINEYHRVTDLTSLKTALAEGYPVVIGIKVFESFESDKVAQNGIIPLPKLWEKFLGGHAVLAVGYKDEVRKGQGYVICRNSWGESWGDKGYFYLPYDYFANYVTDMWTGK comes from the coding sequence ATGGCCAAAAGAGTTTATAAACTAAAACCAGACACGGAAGACCTTCGTGACAGAGTGTATAGAGCTACTGTCTATAAAACGAAAACGGTCCTGCCGAAGAGTGTAGACCTTCGGTCCGGCTGTTCACAAATTGTCGACCAGGGAGAGTTGGGAAGCTGTACGGCCAATGCCATTGCTAGCGGTCTGCGAGAATATTGGGAAAACAAGGTTGGATCGTTAACCCTGCTAAGCCGCTTGTGGCTTTACTGGGAAGAAAGGTATCTAGAAGGAACCGTTAGTGAAGATGCAGGAGCTATTATTCGAGACGGCATGAAAATCCTTCAACAACTAGGCTGTGCACCAGAGGCAGATTGGCCTTACGACATTTCTAAATTTACGCAAACACCCCCTGTAAAAGCTACTACAGACGCAGCACAATTTAAAATTAATGAATACCATAGGGTGACAGACTTAACATCATTGAAGACTGCTTTGGCCGAAGGTTATCCAGTTGTGATCGGTATAAAGGTATTCGAAAGCTTTGAGTCCGACAAAGTAGCACAGAACGGGATTATCCCCCTTCCGAAACTCTGGGAGAAGTTCCTAGGAGGCCATGCGGTCTTAGCGGTAGGCTACAAAGATGAAGTAAGGAAGGGTCAGGGCTATGTGATTTGCCGAAACTCCTGGGGCGAAAGCTGGGGAGATAAAGGCTATTTTTATCTCCCTTATGACTATTTTGCTAACTATGTAACGGATATGTGGACTGGAAAATAG
- a CDS encoding HD-GYP domain-containing protein, with the protein MVQTKSMSGYIPISEKNKFDQELINSNFDRSKNLNFILFMVSMVLLFTDRLNMQKGLWTLLPGYKYLFYTHLLLFLIMLILLPFFHIYRDIEPKQIRCKLLIVLLLAYFVILDCALTSIVDQCIHGEITVFIIGAFAIAIMNNFKPLTSLGVYLTNYSIFIIGITFIQKNPAILRGHYVNGTILAVVAWFLSIILYNAKVKDFLSRKTIEHQKTELEKANQLLTTTNHNLHESLSALDESQNIIFTLTLALESKDPYSHGHSERVKDYALELARFLDLSKVDQVNIYRAAILHDIGKIGIPDAILNKPSALTREEWLIMKSHPERGETICSKLNFAREILPIIRHHHERYDGKGYPDGLSGENIPFLARLVSIADTVDAITSSRPYRSAGTFEQVLEELQKCAGTQFDPVLVSAFISLLNDKNGKIQDQNIKLIDL; encoded by the coding sequence TTGGTACAAACAAAAAGTATGTCTGGGTATATTCCCATTAGTGAAAAAAATAAATTTGACCAAGAACTTATAAATTCTAATTTCGATCGTTCAAAAAATTTAAATTTTATATTATTTATGGTTTCGATGGTTCTTCTTTTTACGGACCGCCTTAATATGCAAAAAGGGCTGTGGACGTTATTGCCAGGGTATAAATATCTTTTTTATACACACCTTCTACTTTTTCTTATAATGCTGATATTATTACCTTTTTTTCACATATATAGAGATATAGAGCCTAAGCAAATACGATGTAAGCTATTAATTGTTTTGTTATTGGCATATTTCGTTATTCTGGATTGTGCCTTGACCTCGATTGTCGATCAATGTATTCATGGTGAGATAACAGTATTTATTATTGGGGCATTTGCAATTGCCATAATGAATAATTTTAAACCATTAACTAGCCTGGGGGTCTATTTGACTAATTATTCAATATTTATAATAGGAATTACATTTATCCAGAAAAATCCTGCAATTTTAAGAGGGCATTACGTTAATGGTACAATACTTGCTGTGGTTGCGTGGTTTCTTTCGATCATACTTTATAATGCTAAAGTCAAGGATTTTCTGAGCAGGAAAACAATCGAACATCAGAAAACTGAGCTGGAAAAAGCCAATCAACTGCTCACTACGACTAATCATAACCTCCATGAATCGCTCTCCGCACTTGATGAATCCCAGAACATTATTTTTACACTTACACTTGCTCTTGAATCAAAAGATCCGTATTCACATGGACATTCAGAACGGGTGAAAGATTATGCGCTAGAGCTTGCAAGGTTCCTGGATTTAAGCAAGGTTGATCAAGTTAATATTTACCGCGCAGCAATTTTGCACGATATTGGGAAGATTGGAATTCCGGATGCGATATTAAATAAGCCGAGCGCTTTAACAAGAGAGGAATGGTTAATCATGAAGTCTCACCCAGAGCGGGGTGAGACCATTTGTTCCAAGTTAAACTTTGCCAGAGAAATTTTGCCGATTATTAGACATCATCATGAACGTTACGATGGAAAAGGCTACCCAGACGGCTTAAGTGGCGAAAACATTCCATTTCTAGCTCGTCTTGTTAGTATTGCCGATACGGTCGATGCGATTACTTCCAGTCGTCCTTATCGTTCGGCAGGAACGTTTGAACAAGTATTAGAAGAATTGCAAAAATGTGCGGGCACTCAATTTGATCCTGTTTTGGTATCGGCCTTCATATCTTTACTTAACGATAAAAATGGCAAAATTCAAGATCAGAATATCAAACTGATCGATCTTTAG